A DNA window from Brassica napus cultivar Da-Ae chromosome C1, Da-Ae, whole genome shotgun sequence contains the following coding sequences:
- the LOC106406503 gene encoding aspartic proteinase 36 → MALASIGATVSLLIIYQSLPIYTHAAGENIVLQSPPMVFPLFLSQPNSTSSSRSVSVHHRKLHKSLPHSRMRLYDDLLLNGYYTTRLWIGTPPQMFALIVDSGSTVTYVPCSDCEQCGKHQDPKFQPEMSSTYQPVKCNMDCNCDDDKEQCVYEREYAEHSSSKGVLGEDLISFGNESQLTPQRAVFGCETLETGDLYSQRADGIIGLGQGDLSLVDQLVDKGLISNSFALCYGGMDLGGGSMVLGGFAYPSDMTFTDSDPDRSPYYNIDLTGIRVAGKQLSLSSGVFDGEHGAVLDSGTTYAYLPDAAFAAFEEAVMREVSPLKQIDGPDPNFKDTCFHVAPSNDASGLSKIFPSVEMVFKSGQSWLLSPENYLFRHSKVHGAYCLGVFPNGKDHTTLLGGIVVRNTLVVYDRENSKVGFWRTNCSELSDRLPIDGALPPPPPAKLPLNESNPSLNTSSNLPGEKTQIGQINLDIQLTVNSSYLKPRLEELSKVFSKELDIKPTQVYLSNLTSNGNNSLIRVVVIPTESSSLFSNVTATSIVSRFSNHQIKLPDIFGDYQLLTYKLEPPRKGTRWQVKNIIVVIAIVMVSVVVSLLAYGVWLMWKRKQTSNLYKPVDDAIVAEQELQPL, encoded by the exons ATGGCGCTGGCGTCAATCGGCGCGACAGTCTCGCTCCTAATAATCTATCAATCTCTTCCAATCTATACACACGCGGCTGGTGAAAACATCGTCCTCCAATCTCCTCCCATGGTGttccctctctttctctctcaacCCAATTCCACCTCTTCTTCGAGATCCGTCTCTGTTCACCATCGAAAGCTCCACAAATCACTCCCTCACTCTCGCATGCGACTCTACGACGACCTTCTCCTCAACGG GTATTACACGACGCGGCTATGGATCGGTACGCCTCCGCAGATGTTTGCTCTGATTGTTGATTCCGGGAGCACTGTTACCTACGTCCCTTGCTCCGACTGTGAACAGTGTGGCAAACACCAG GATCCAAAGTTTCAGCCGGAGATGTCCTCCACCTACCAACCTGTCAAGTGCAACATGGACTGTAACTGTGACGACGACAAAGAGCAATGTGTGTACGAGCGTGAGTACGCTGAGCACAGCAGCAGCAAAGGTGTCCTCGGTGAAGACCTTATCTCGTTCGGCAATGAAAGCCAGCTTACACCTCAGCGAGCTGTCTTTGGCTGTGAGACTCTCGAGACAGGTGATCTCTACAGTCAACGCGCTGATGGCATTATCGGGTTAGGACAAGGGGATCTCAGTCTTGTGGATCAGCTGGTGGATAAAGGCTTGATAAGCAACTCTTTTGCTTTGTGTTATGGAGGGATGGATCTCGGTGGAGGTTCCATGGTTCTTGGAGGCTTTGCTTACCCTTCTGATATGACATTCACGGACTCGGACCCTGATCGTAG TCCATATTACAATATAGATTTGACGGGGATACGTGTCGCTGGGAAGCAGTTGTCGCTTAGCTCTGGAGTCTTTGATGGAGAGCATGGCGCCGTTTTGGACAGTGGGACAACGTATGCTTATCTCCCTGACGCAGCCTTTGCAGCATTTGAGGAAGCT GTGATGAGGGAAGTTTCTCCATTGAAGCAGATTGATGGCCCTGATCCAAATTTTAAAGATACTTGTTTCCATGTTGCTCCAAG TAACGATGCCTCTGGACTTTCGAAGATATTCCCATCAGTCGAGATGGTGTTTAAGAGTGGACAGTCATGGCTTTTGTCTCCTGAAAACTACTTGTTCCGT CATTCGAAGGTGCATGGCGCGTACTGTCTCGGTGTCTTCCCAAATGGGAAAGATCATACGACTCTTTTAGGAG GAATTGTGGTTCGCAACACGCTTGTTGTGTATGATCGTGAGAATTCTAAGGTTGGATTCTGGAGAACTAATTGTTCAGAGTTATCGGATAGGCTTCCTATCGATGGTGCACTACCGCCACCACCACCTGCAAAATTGCCTTTAAATGAATCAAATCCATCTCTCAATACATCAAGCAATCTTCCAG GGGAGAAGACACAAATTGGTCAAATAAACCTTGATATACAACTAACAGTCAATTCATCATATCTGAAACCTCGCCTTGAAGAGCTCTCCAAGGTATTCTCCAAGGAGCTCGATATCAAACCTACACAG GTCTATTTATCAAATCTCACCTCCAATGGAAACAACTCTCTAATCAGAGTAGTTGTTATTCCTACCGAATCTTCTAGTTTATTCTCCAATGTCACAGCAACG AGCATAGTTTCTCGGTTTAGCAATCATCAGATCAAGCTTCCTGACATCTTCGGAGACTACCAGCTCCTTACTTACAAACTCGAGCCTCCAAGAAAAGG GACAAGGTGGCAGGTGAAAAACATCATTGTCGTGATCGCAATTGTGATGGTGTCTGTAGTTGTTAGTTTATTAGCTTATGGAGTTTGGCTGATGTGGAAACGCAAGCAAACATCAAATCTGTATAAACCTGTCGATGACGCCATAGTCGCTGAACAAGAACTGCAACCTTTATAA
- the LOC106403085 gene encoding uncharacterized protein LOC106403085, which translates to MDTSANQQPEDVKVDILECGNLTDESQEGEDGLCQSSSSSFGDSLCARDDDDDDDDDNGFEAESMLNKDYPLPDTFGDGSELLGLRKKKLTDEWRKFCQPLMWRCKWLELKAKEIECQARGYDREVRSYYPSKQFDLEKSKLEGFDGKSKSFGDHTQRMSVYKRGRRRHVEETTDVAAYISNHNVFSYSEKRKPTTLKAQCPVPGRKATGKEEEVEEDDCFVSESDCSDDILGMILCQIDEAQDKAKRLKKRVDQLLCCESQDGHTSLIPAAIAPSRRDFNVQNVKQLALVEEEPSLPHIQREGTVQIGRQRISADHTEDLLIPQAPPPFESDGQFLYNISPLPYERLGFPTIEDLLMDGSEMNDYEAEPELDNCFMKLMNEFGKDTMSDDDEEEEEDPTPATKRHKTSH; encoded by the exons ATGGATACCTCTGCCAATCAACAACCGGAAGACGTTAAAGTTGATATCTTGGAGTGTGGGAATCTGACTGATGAGTCTCAAGAGGGAGAAGATGGGTTGTGCCAATCCTCTTCGAGCTCTTTTGGTGATTCACTGTGTGCTCGTGACgacgatgacgatgatgatgatgataatggttTTGAAGCCGAGTCTATGTTAAACAAAGACTATCCATTACCAGACACTTTTGGTGATGGGAGTGAGTTGTTGGgtctgaggaagaagaagctgacGGATGAGTGGAGGAAGTTTTGTCAGCCGTTGATGTGGAGGTGTAAGTGGTTAGAGCTCAAGGCTAAGGAGATTGAGTGTCAAGCAAGAGGGTATGACAGAGAAGTTAGAAGTTACTACCCGAGTAAACAGTTTGATTTGGAGAAGTCGAAACTGGAAGGCTTTGATGGGAAATCGAAATCTTTTGGTGATCATACTCAGAGGATGAGTGTTTAcaagagaggaagaaggagacaTGTTGAAGAGACAACAGATGTTGCTGCTTATATCTCCAACCATAACGTTTTCTCTTATTCAGAAAAGCGGAAGCCAACAACTCTCAAAGCTCAGTGTCCTGTTCCTG GACGGAAAGCTACAGGCAAGGAAGAAGAGGTTGAAGAAgatgattgttttgtttctgaGTCAGATTGTTCTGATGATATACTAGGAATGATTCTGTGTCAGATTGATGAGGCTCAGGATAAAGCAAAAAGATTGAAGAAGCGTGTTGATCAGCTGTTGTGTTGTGAGTCTCAGGATGGTCATACATCATTGATACCTGCAGCAATAGCTCCATCTCGGAGAGACTTTAATGTACAGAATGTCAAGCAACTTGCTCTTGTGGAAGAAGAACCGTCGCTGCCTCATATTCAGAGAGAAGGGACTGTGCAAATTGGAAGGCAACGAATCTCTGCTGATCATACTGAAGATTTGTTGATACCTCAAGCTCCTCCTCCTTTTGAAAGCGATGGGCAGTTTCTGTATAACATCTCTCCACTTCCATATGAGAGATTAGGCTTTCCCACAATCGAAGAT CTGCTGATGGATGGATCAGAGATGAATGATTATGAAGCAGAACCGGAGCTTGATAATTGTTTCATGAAG